From Andrena cerasifolii isolate SP2316 chromosome 12, iyAndCera1_principal, whole genome shotgun sequence, a single genomic window includes:
- the LOC143375600 gene encoding cytochrome P450 9e2-like, with translation MEPPSFSISFKLLVIALVAVGLAKLAFILHRQYSYWRTRHVPYIWAMPVFGSGWKIFLRRVSLPDHCNYIYTYHPEAKYVGAMDFATPTVIIRDPELIRDIAVKHFERFPDRQSFINEQMDPIFGRNVFSLRGARWREMRSTLSPSFTVSKMRFMFELVSRCAREFVDYLHDHTEFSSSTEAKDAFTRYTNDVIATVAFGISVNSLRDRENEFYRKGADVTNFGGVFRLIKFLLFRMNPRLTRMAGFTFLSRDTANFFQKVVSETVRTRDEQNIVRPDMIHLLMQARDREKPAAQQMTIDDIVAQAFIFFLAGFDTSSTVMCYIVYELAINPDVQEKLREEVDRWMASGNGEISYEDLSRMEYMEMVTSETLRMYPPLVLIDRLCVEKFQLPPAEPGYSSVTVKPNDVVLFPVYALHHDPKYFPDPERFNPERFSDANKDNIVPYTYIPFGVGPRKCIGNRFALLETKILIAYLLRKFVIKPTEKTRVPLEFSKKNFSMTPDDGVWVGLERRNV, from the coding sequence ATGGAGCCACCTTCGTTCTCCATTTCGTTCAAGCTCCTCGTGATCGCGCTGGTCGCCGTCGGTTTGGCCAAGCTCGCGTTCATATTGCACCGGCAGTACAGTTACTGGAGGACCAGGCATGTGCCCTACATCTGGGCGATGCCGGTGTTCGGCTCCGGCTGGAAGATCTTCCTACGTCGCGTCAGCCTCCCGGACCACTGCAACTACATCTACACCTATCACCCAGAAGCGAAGTACGTGGGCGCGATGGATTTCGCGACGCCGACGGTGATCATCCGCGACCCCGAGCTGATCAGGGACATAGCGGTGAAGCATTTCGAGCGGTTCCCCGACCGGCAGAGCTTCATCAACGAGCAGATGGACCCGATCTTCGGGAGGAACGTGTTCTCGCTGCGCGGCGCCCGCTGGAGGGAGATGAGGAGCACCCTTAGCCCCTCGTTCACCGTCAGCAAGATGAGATTCATGTTCGAGCTGGTGTCCAGATGCGCCCGGGAGTTCGTCGACTATTTGCACGATCACACGGAGTTCTCGTCCTCGACGGAGGCGAAGGACGCGTTCACCAGGTACACCAACGACGTGATCGCCACCGTCGCCTTCGGGATCAGCGTGAACTCGCTGAGGGACCGGGAGAACGAGTTCTACAGAAAGGGGGCAGACGTGACGAATTTCGGCGGCGTGTTCCGCCTGATCAAGTTCCTTCTGTTCCGCATGAACCCGCGGTTAACCAGGATGGCCGGGTTCACGTTCCTGTCGAGGGACACGGCCAACTTCTTCCAGAAGGTGGTGTCCGAGACGGTGAGGACGCGGGACGAGCAGAACATCGTTCGGCCGGATATGATTCATCTTTTGATGCAGGCTAGGGACAGAGAGAAACCAGCCGCCCAGCAGATGACCATAGACGATATCGTGGCGCAAGCGTTCATCTTCTTCCTGGCTGGCTTCGACACCTCTTCCACGGTCATGTGCTACATCGTTTACGAGCTGGCGATCAATCCCGATGTCCAGGAGAAGCTGCGCGAGGAAGTGGACCGTTGGATGGCGAGCGGCAACGGGGAGATCTCCTACGAGGATCTGTCGAGGATGGAGTACATGGAGATGGTGACTTCGGAGACCCTCAGGATGTACCCGCCTCTAGTGCTGATCGACAGACTGTGCGTGGAGAAGTTCCAGCTGCCCCCAGCCGAGCCTGGCTACAGCAGCGTAACCGTGAAACCGAACGACGTCGTCTTGTTCCCCGTTTACGCGCTGCACCACGACCCCAAGTACTTCCCCGACCCGGAGCGGTTCAACCCCGAGCGCTTCAGCGACGCGAACAAGGATAACATCGTCCCTTATACCTACATACCCTTCGGCGTGGGCCCACGAAAATGCATCGGGAACCGTTTCGCTCTGTTGGAAACGAAGATCCTCATTGCCTACCTTCTGCGCAAGTTCGTCATAAAGCCTACCGAAAAGACCAGAGTGCCGCTTGAGTTCAGTAAGAAGAACTTCTCGATGACCCCTGACGATGGTGTCTGGGTAGGCTTGGAGAGGAGGAATGTTTAG